One Candidatus Nitrososphaera evergladensis SR1 genomic window carries:
- a CDS encoding ECF-type sigma factor has translation MARENKVVNVDPWMLKRLARMYESGLSIQEISKQLDIGERSAKRILELLGYAVAE, from the coding sequence ATGGCTAGAGAAAATAAAGTTGTCAATGTTGATCCTTGGATGCTCAAGCGACTCGCAAGGATGTACGAGTCCGGCCTTTCAATACAGGAAATTTCCAAACAGCTTGACATTGGCGAAAGATCTGCAAAGAGGATTCTAGAACTGCTAGGATACGCTGTTGCAGAGTAA
- a CDS encoding flavodoxin family protein, producing the protein MKTASVTRKTRRRCERGTKAIILFDTLFGNTEKVGNSLVKGLREAGIEADCANITDTSIAKIANYDFIAIGAPTQFVTASKPIKQFLERLRALDLKGKYGFAFDTRLDDVMAGSAAEYIEKKLVTYGLEILRPHSSATVVWEEKKIEGEEKSRTQANIKPEMKQFFETIGRELGELLHAKEKKKSMQK; encoded by the coding sequence GTGAAAACGGCATCAGTTACAAGAAAGACTAGGAGAAGGTGTGAGAGAGGCACGAAAGCAATAATCCTTTTTGACACACTCTTTGGGAATACCGAGAAGGTAGGCAACTCCCTTGTAAAGGGGTTGCGAGAAGCAGGCATCGAGGCAGACTGCGCCAATATAACGGATACTAGCATTGCCAAGATCGCCAATTATGACTTCATTGCAATAGGCGCACCAACTCAATTCGTTACCGCCTCAAAGCCAATAAAGCAATTCCTGGAGCGATTGAGAGCCTTGGATTTAAAAGGCAAGTATGGCTTTGCTTTTGACACGCGGCTTGACGACGTAATGGCGGGAAGTGCGGCCGAGTATATCGAGAAGAAACTTGTAACATATGGACTTGAAATTCTTAGGCCGCACAGCTCCGCAACGGTAGTGTGGGAAGAGAAGAAGATAGAAGGTGAGGAGAAGTCCAGAACGCAGGCCAACATCAAACCAGAAATGAAACAGTTTTTTGAGACAATTGGCAGAGAGCTCGGAGAACTCTTGCACGCGAAGGAAAAGAAGAAGAGTATGCAGAAATAG
- a CDS encoding CBS domain-containing protein: MIEENKKKLVGRIGGYALVSHILKTRERWLDGEVSEIMEALERPLQENDPLGKALQVFRETKFAFMPVASNDRIVASLSLRDLIDHAKGLKVEVQKLASPLLTIDKDASVLDALSFMVEKGVRNLVFLEQDIHPYVINDRKFLAYLLRSQTRELVLRRGFEVLATMKLSGLGAIKGIRVDPKGAAGSMAHFFSDIGTSCLFADGMILTPWDLVIKGLGLTG; the protein is encoded by the coding sequence ATGATTGAAGAAAACAAGAAGAAGCTTGTAGGCAGAATAGGCGGATACGCCCTTGTAAGCCACATTCTAAAAACAAGGGAAAGGTGGCTTGACGGCGAAGTCTCGGAAATAATGGAAGCTCTTGAGCGTCCATTGCAGGAAAATGACCCACTTGGAAAGGCGTTACAGGTTTTCAGGGAGACAAAGTTTGCATTCATGCCAGTGGCATCCAACGACAGAATTGTTGCTTCACTGTCTCTCAGGGACTTGATAGATCATGCCAAGGGACTAAAGGTTGAGGTACAAAAGCTTGCGTCTCCACTCCTAACCATTGATAAGGATGCAAGCGTATTGGATGCACTTTCCTTCATGGTGGAAAAGGGCGTACGAAACCTTGTCTTTCTCGAGCAGGATATTCATCCGTATGTAATCAACGACAGAAAGTTTCTTGCATACCTGCTCCGCTCTCAAACAAGAGAACTTGTGTTACGCAGGGGCTTTGAGGTGCTTGCAACCATGAAGCTAAGCGGCCTTGGCGCGATCAAGGGAATACGCGTAGATCCAAAGGGCGCCGCAGGCTCTATGGCGCATTTCTTCTCAGATATCGGAACGTCGTGTCTTTTTGCAGATGGCATGATATTAACACCTTGGGACCTTGTGATAAAAGGCTTGGGCCTTACTGGTTAG
- a CDS encoding NAD(P)-dependent alcohol dehydrogenase has translation MTQTMLSARLHEYQKPLIVENVKVPNALGEGVVVKVGGAGLCHSDLHLINGEWKNAIPLALPKTPGHEVAGWVEEMGNLVPKGMFERGDLVAVFGGWGCGSCLACKRGDEQMCLIAKWPGLSQHDGGYSQYIAVPSYRFLIKVEGSRLRPEEIAPLTDAGLTPYRAIRRFRHVLVPGTAIAVIGIGGLGSYGIQYAKMLAPNSTTIAVDRSDKKLRFAKNLGAEHAIKLSENTRKEVMEITQGRGVDVVVDCVGAENTISASVALLAKGGALTLVGLFGTKICAPLMSTVINEYQITGSLWGNYNELREVIELAKQGKVKHTIQTFKLEDINNAINLLRNGQITGRAVITPNQ, from the coding sequence ATGACCCAGACCATGCTTTCTGCAAGGCTCCATGAGTATCAAAAACCCTTGATAGTGGAAAACGTCAAAGTTCCAAATGCGCTAGGAGAAGGCGTAGTAGTAAAAGTTGGTGGCGCAGGATTGTGCCATAGTGACCTGCACTTGATAAATGGCGAATGGAAGAATGCCATACCTCTTGCACTGCCAAAGACACCGGGGCACGAAGTTGCAGGCTGGGTAGAGGAGATGGGCAACTTGGTCCCCAAGGGAATGTTTGAGAGAGGCGATCTAGTTGCAGTGTTTGGCGGCTGGGGATGTGGTTCCTGCCTCGCATGTAAAAGGGGTGACGAGCAGATGTGCCTCATTGCAAAATGGCCAGGGTTGTCGCAACACGATGGAGGCTACTCGCAGTACATCGCAGTGCCTTCGTACAGATTTTTAATAAAAGTGGAGGGTTCAAGGCTGAGACCTGAAGAGATTGCACCGCTGACAGATGCAGGTCTTACTCCGTACCGCGCAATCAGAAGATTTCGCCACGTACTTGTGCCTGGAACTGCAATTGCGGTAATAGGTATTGGAGGGCTAGGCTCGTACGGGATCCAGTATGCCAAGATGCTTGCGCCAAATTCAACCACAATAGCCGTCGACAGAAGTGACAAAAAACTAAGGTTCGCAAAAAATCTTGGAGCAGAGCACGCAATCAAGTTGTCAGAAAACACGAGAAAAGAAGTGATGGAGATAACTCAAGGCCGCGGGGTTGATGTCGTTGTCGATTGCGTAGGTGCAGAAAATACTATTTCTGCCTCCGTGGCTCTTCTTGCAAAGGGCGGCGCGCTTACGCTAGTCGGCCTTTTTGGTACTAAAATATGTGCGCCATTGATGTCTACCGTAATAAACGAATATCAGATAACTGGCTCGCTATGGGGAAACTATAACGAGCTTCGTGAAGTTATAGAGCTGGCAAAGCAGGGCAAAGTAAAGCATACGATTCAGACATTCAAGCTTGAGGACATCAACAATGCGATAAACCTGCTGAGGAACGGGCAAATAACAGGAAGGGCGGTCATCACGCCTAACCAGTAA
- a CDS encoding APC family permease, whose translation MTGIELKKTSDLRLKQSISLFQAIMYGTGLILGAGIYVLIGDVAGIAGNAMWISFALAAAIATFTGLSYAEMTSIFPKSAAEYVFVKNAFGNNLLAFVSGWLIVFVAVVSAAAVAIGFSSYLDALLPGLDRSVSAILLVAVLSGVNFVGIRESMWMNTTFALIEIAGLAIIICAGLFLASPAATDYFEMPPEVTSSSPSSSFPLALAAIVSAAGLAFFAYFGFENLANISEETKNARKAIPIALVVSIAITTGIYILVAVSAVAIVGWEGLSSTNAPLTFAAEKVFGKAGTVILSSIALFATSNTVLMMLISGSRILFGMATDNALPSSLSEIHPRTKTPFRAIITIMVLTIGVMATSSGRIDAVAKVAVFGIFMVYVFVNLSLIRLRYKQPEMKRPFRSPWSIGKFPVLAGIGIVTSIAMLTQFDLVTVVAGTGAAVSGAVAYEVLKRKYRLPCRNGKD comes from the coding sequence ATGACAGGGATCGAATTGAAAAAGACTAGCGACTTGCGCCTGAAGCAGAGTATAAGCCTTTTTCAGGCGATAATGTATGGCACTGGCCTAATCCTTGGTGCTGGAATATATGTTCTGATAGGCGATGTCGCAGGCATCGCAGGCAATGCAATGTGGATCTCGTTTGCTTTGGCCGCGGCGATTGCCACCTTTACCGGGCTTAGCTATGCAGAGATGACTTCAATTTTTCCAAAGAGCGCAGCAGAGTATGTGTTTGTCAAGAATGCTTTTGGCAACAATTTGTTGGCATTTGTCTCCGGATGGCTCATAGTATTTGTTGCAGTAGTGTCTGCAGCCGCAGTAGCAATTGGCTTTTCCAGTTATCTTGACGCCCTTTTGCCAGGACTTGACCGGTCTGTCTCTGCAATATTGCTTGTTGCTGTGCTTTCTGGCGTAAACTTTGTTGGAATTCGCGAATCGATGTGGATGAACACCACATTTGCCCTAATAGAGATTGCAGGTCTCGCCATAATCATATGCGCCGGCCTGTTTCTAGCCTCTCCTGCGGCAACGGACTATTTTGAAATGCCACCGGAAGTAACTTCTTCGTCCCCCTCCTCTTCGTTTCCACTCGCTCTTGCTGCCATAGTGAGCGCTGCAGGCCTTGCGTTCTTTGCCTATTTTGGATTTGAAAACTTGGCAAACATATCAGAAGAAACCAAGAATGCGCGCAAAGCCATTCCAATTGCGCTTGTAGTATCCATAGCAATTACGACTGGCATCTACATACTAGTAGCAGTATCAGCAGTTGCAATTGTAGGGTGGGAAGGACTTTCGTCGACAAATGCTCCTCTCACGTTTGCCGCGGAGAAGGTGTTTGGCAAGGCAGGAACTGTCATCCTGTCGTCAATAGCGCTTTTTGCTACAAGTAACACAGTACTAATGATGCTCATATCGGGGTCACGCATCCTGTTCGGAATGGCAACTGACAATGCACTTCCCTCCTCGCTGTCTGAAATTCATCCAAGGACCAAGACACCATTCCGTGCCATAATCACCATCATGGTGCTTACAATAGGAGTCATGGCGACATCTTCGGGAAGAATAGACGCAGTCGCCAAGGTTGCAGTGTTTGGAATATTCATGGTCTATGTGTTTGTCAATCTTTCACTGATACGGCTCAGGTACAAACAACCGGAGATGAAAAGGCCTTTTCGTTCACCTTGGAGCATAGGGAAATTTCCAGTGCTTGCTGGTATTGGCATAGTAACTTCGATTGCAATGCTCACTCAGTTTGATTTAGTCACTGTGGTGGCAGGCACAGGGGCAGCAGTCTCAGGAGCTGTGGCCTATGAGGTCCTTAAGAGAAAATATCGCTTGCCCTGCCGTAACGGCAAAGATTAG
- a CDS encoding DUF998 domain-containing protein yields MLICGIIAPPLYAGTDILAGTLYPDYSFTDQAVSELFAIDAATSGLVVSLFTVYSLLMFTFALGVWLSTGRNRARRHMLAFMLIANAVNGLVLWNFFPLHMRGAEMTFTDTMHVILAAMGGIFGSLAIGFGAVTFGKRFLFYSVAAVVMLFAPTILAFSFVPQVAANFSVVRALGAYRICGLYAMADSTICRSFAREEWSSTTSYRGTSKEAQ; encoded by the coding sequence TTGCTTATTTGTGGCATCATTGCTCCTCCACTTTACGCTGGTACTGACATACTCGCGGGAACTCTATATCCTGACTACAGCTTCACTGATCAAGCTGTAAGCGAGCTGTTTGCAATCGACGCTGCGACAAGCGGCCTTGTAGTTTCACTTTTCACTGTATATTCTCTCCTTATGTTCACATTTGCGTTAGGCGTTTGGCTCTCGACTGGTCGGAATCGCGCTCGCCGGCACATGCTGGCTTTTATGCTGATTGCAAACGCGGTCAACGGGCTGGTGTTGTGGAATTTCTTCCCACTGCACATGCGTGGCGCCGAGATGACGTTCACCGATACAATGCATGTGATTCTCGCAGCAATGGGCGGCATCTTTGGTTCGCTGGCCATAGGATTTGGGGCAGTTACATTTGGAAAGCGGTTCCTGTTCTACTCTGTAGCGGCAGTCGTGATGCTCTTTGCGCCTACCATTCTGGCATTCTCGTTCGTACCGCAAGTAGCCGCAAACTTCTCCGTGGTTAGGGCTCTTGGAGCGTATCGCATTTGCGGGCTATATGCAATGGCAGATAGTACTATCTGTCGTTCTTTTGCGCGAGAAGAGTGGTCGTCCACAACCTCGTATAGGGGGACTTCCAAAGAGGCCCAATGA
- a CDS encoding helix-turn-helix domain-containing protein codes for MYDLSSSDMALLALLLREAKPQTLDELADSMDRDRGTAFRSLQRLVSLGFCTKQTVNLKEGGYKHLYSSAGIEQIEKNAEHRVKEIRSSLNRLMKKFRQDIRYMAAATSEQ; via the coding sequence ATGTATGACCTTTCTTCCTCTGATATGGCATTGCTGGCATTATTGCTTAGGGAAGCAAAACCCCAGACTTTGGATGAACTTGCCGATTCAATGGATCGAGATAGAGGCACCGCGTTCAGGTCGCTTCAGAGGCTAGTCAGCCTAGGCTTTTGTACAAAGCAGACTGTAAATCTGAAAGAGGGGGGTTACAAGCACCTCTACAGTTCTGCAGGTATTGAGCAGATTGAAAAGAATGCAGAACACCGTGTAAAAGAGATACGGTCTTCATTGAATCGCTTGATGAAAAAGTTCCGTCAAGATATCCGATATATGGCTGCTGCTACTTCTGAGCAATGA
- a CDS encoding universal stress protein, whose protein sequence is MSRDIKSNRIRRILVPVDGSENAFRATSFAIDLAKKYGAELVVIYALQLNQSLSYLGTYGMPTPQHIADMIQAAKKEADPWFDRIKKEADASTVKVKSEVIEAPLSIVGDIVTYAENNQFDIIVVGSRGRTGFKKILLGSIASGIVTYAHCPVLVTK, encoded by the coding sequence ATGTCCAGAGATATCAAAAGCAATAGAATAAGAAGGATTCTTGTTCCTGTAGATGGGTCTGAAAATGCATTTCGTGCGACTTCTTTTGCCATCGACCTTGCCAAAAAATATGGTGCAGAGTTGGTAGTGATATACGCACTTCAACTGAATCAGAGCCTCTCTTACCTTGGCACCTATGGTATGCCTACGCCTCAACATATTGCAGATATGATACAGGCTGCAAAGAAGGAAGCTGATCCTTGGTTTGACCGTATCAAGAAGGAAGCCGACGCCTCTACCGTAAAAGTGAAGAGTGAGGTTATCGAAGCACCGTTATCCATTGTTGGCGATATTGTAACGTATGCGGAAAATAACCAATTTGATATCATCGTGGTAGGAAGCAGAGGACGGACAGGTTTCAAGAAAATTTTGCTCGGCAGCATTGCATCGGGCATTGTGACCTATGCCCATTGTCCCGTCCTAGTGACAAAATAG
- a CDS encoding universal stress protein, with amino-acid sequence MFKKILVPYDGSKPADKATRYAMDLAKAISRNSYADDDVAGCEIILLHVVPEIPASPVFIERPMSTSKGEHIPLSEYVRRLYAEMKVHAAEMLEKKKKEIETFLENRGTTVRTVVIIGDPVANKIVEQAASENVDLIVIGNVGLSGVSKLKTLGSVSRGVSERAPCPVMIVH; translated from the coding sequence ATGTTCAAGAAAATTCTTGTGCCATACGATGGCTCAAAACCAGCAGACAAGGCTACCAGATATGCGATGGATCTTGCCAAGGCCATTTCACGTAACAGCTATGCTGATGATGACGTTGCTGGCTGTGAGATTATTCTTCTGCATGTCGTGCCCGAAATTCCCGCATCTCCGGTTTTCATTGAACGGCCAATGAGCACAAGTAAAGGCGAGCATATTCCATTGTCAGAATACGTTAGGCGACTGTATGCAGAGATGAAAGTTCATGCGGCAGAAATGCTGGAAAAGAAAAAGAAAGAAATTGAAACCTTCTTAGAAAACAGGGGCACGACAGTTAGGACAGTTGTAATAATTGGTGATCCTGTCGCGAACAAGATAGTAGAGCAGGCGGCAAGTGAAAATGTAGATCTCATTGTCATTGGTAATGTAGGGTTGAGCGGGGTATCAAAGCTGAAGACTCTTGGCAGTGTTTCAAGAGGGGTCAGCGAAAGAGCACCTTGTCCGGTTATGATAGTGCACTAG
- a CDS encoding RDD family protein — protein sequence MNPKNQPNGAAGGDRPPTQNPEIILAKWSTRFWAWLVDFMVVNVALAVLFGLLSMPMWLYGFTNPGMIMMTRGMMTSSLPYIGGEWWWNGGFGGPFSFAISSLVFFAYWTYMESRHEGRSIGKMLLHIRTTNLEGNQADTTSIAISSFGKAFLLPIDVFFGWIFTNDKRQRLLSRAAKTIVIKTTNDDNRSTQSTAKYLRE from the coding sequence ATGAATCCAAAGAATCAACCTAATGGCGCTGCCGGTGGCGATCGGCCCCCTACGCAGAATCCAGAGATAATTTTGGCAAAGTGGAGTACAAGATTCTGGGCGTGGCTTGTTGATTTCATGGTGGTAAATGTCGCTCTAGCAGTACTGTTTGGCTTGCTATCAATGCCAATGTGGCTTTATGGATTTACGAATCCAGGAATGATCATGATGACAAGAGGGATGATGACTTCATCACTACCGTATATCGGTGGGGAATGGTGGTGGAACGGCGGCTTTGGTGGGCCTTTTAGCTTTGCCATAAGCAGTCTGGTGTTTTTTGCGTATTGGACATACATGGAATCAAGACACGAGGGTCGATCGATAGGAAAGATGCTTTTGCACATCAGGACAACAAACCTGGAAGGCAATCAAGCAGATACGACAAGCATCGCAATCTCTAGCTTTGGAAAAGCATTTCTTCTGCCAATAGATGTTTTCTTCGGATGGATATTTACAAATGACAAAAGGCAGAGATTGTTGAGCCGAGCTGCAAAAACTATCGTGATAAAAACTACAAACGATGACAATAGAAGTACACAAAGTACTGCCAAATATCTGAGGGAGTGA
- a CDS encoding universal stress protein — protein MRKEVYSKVLVATDGSECARKALESAIKIVKASNGSLTIIHVLQIPRTVGFGKKLTPEILLFYRRDAKAFLAEQQREVELHGIKADILLREGSPAKAILNAAKAMNADLIVMGSRGLGGVKELFLGSVSNAVVHSSKISVLITK, from the coding sequence ATGAGAAAAGAAGTGTATTCAAAGGTGCTTGTCGCGACGGATGGATCAGAGTGTGCGAGAAAGGCGTTAGAGTCAGCCATAAAGATTGTCAAGGCATCCAATGGCTCCCTTACAATCATACACGTTCTTCAGATTCCAAGGACTGTTGGCTTTGGAAAGAAGCTTACCCCAGAGATCCTGCTCTTCTACAGAAGAGATGCAAAGGCCTTTCTTGCGGAACAACAACGCGAGGTCGAGTTACACGGAATCAAGGCTGATATCCTTCTCAGAGAGGGCAGTCCTGCCAAAGCGATACTAAATGCAGCAAAGGCAATGAATGCAGACTTGATAGTCATGGGCAGCAGGGGACTCGGAGGCGTCAAGGAACTTTTCCTTGGAAGCGTTTCAAATGCCGTAGTGCACAGCTCCAAGATTTCTGTCCTGATCACCAAATGA
- the trxA gene encoding thioredoxin — translation MARVNKMEFGRSGNNKEVTIDTPIALTDSNFEQALQKYPLLIVDFFAPWCGSCRMLVPTIEQMASEMAGKTVFGRLNVDENPRITSLFEVQSVPTVIIFRNGELLDGFRGVAPKAQIRSRIKSMIATIMSL, via the coding sequence ATGGCCCGAGTCAACAAGATGGAGTTTGGAAGAAGTGGCAACAACAAAGAAGTGACTATTGACACCCCTATTGCGCTGACTGACTCAAACTTTGAACAGGCTCTACAAAAATATCCTCTCCTCATAGTGGATTTTTTTGCTCCATGGTGCGGATCGTGTAGAATGCTTGTGCCGACAATAGAACAGATGGCTTCAGAGATGGCAGGCAAAACAGTCTTTGGAAGGCTGAACGTAGACGAGAATCCAAGGATTACGAGCTTGTTTGAAGTACAGAGCGTCCCGACTGTCATAATTTTCAGGAACGGAGAATTACTAGACGGGTTCAGAGGAGTAGCTCCAAAGGCGCAGATAAGGTCTAGGATAAAGTCCATGATAGCGACTATCATGAGCCTCTGA